The Methanoculleus marisnigri JR1 genome window below encodes:
- a CDS encoding metal-dependent transcriptional regulator has protein sequence MLPSTFEDYLEAILTITENGGQSATLDEITAALDTGKEAAGTTVAALVEEGYLERADGDAVRLTGKGASVASVVARKHRVLQCFLTEMLGVDEDAASREACTLEHGISDETIERLSSYMDGAQSPPGRMGRCRGHDVCTLLDCKEGDTVRVAMMRGHRRHRRLLDLGIFPGEIVQIRRKLPNESVVVRVKGCDIAISPEIARSIVVESCP, from the coding sequence ATGCTTCCTTCCACGTTTGAGGATTACCTCGAAGCGATCCTCACGATCACGGAAAACGGCGGGCAGTCGGCGACGCTGGACGAGATAACGGCAGCCCTCGATACCGGGAAGGAGGCCGCCGGGACGACCGTCGCCGCTCTGGTCGAGGAAGGATACCTGGAGCGGGCGGACGGAGACGCTGTCAGGCTTACCGGGAAGGGTGCGTCGGTGGCGTCGGTGGTGGCGCGGAAACACCGCGTTCTCCAGTGTTTTTTGACGGAGATGCTCGGCGTCGATGAGGACGCGGCAAGCAGGGAGGCCTGCACGCTCGAGCACGGGATATCCGACGAGACCATCGAGCGGCTCTCCTCCTACATGGACGGCGCCCAGTCCCCGCCGGGACGTATGGGACGTTGCCGGGGGCACGATGTCTGCACGCTGCTCGACTGCAAGGAAGGCGATACTGTCCGGGTGGCGATGATGCGCGGTCATCGGCGGCACCGGAGGCTGCTCGACCTCGGCATCTTCCCCGGCGAGATCGTGCAGATCCGGCGCAAGCTCCCGAACGAGTCGGTCGTCGTCAGGGTGAAAGGCTGCGATATTGCCATCAGCCCCGAGATCGCGAGATCAATCGTCGTGGAGTCGTGTCCATGA